From the Halobacterium zhouii genome, the window GCGCGAGGCCGATGGACCGCGCGGCGATGGTGATGCGCCCGCCGTTCAGCGTCTCCAGGGCGTGCCGGAAGCCGTCACCCTCCTCACCGAGGATGCGATCCTCGGGAATCCGCATGTCGTCGAAGCGCAACTCGGCGGTCGGACAGCCCTTGTCGCCGAGTTTGTGCTCGGTGCCCTCGACGTGGAACCCGTCGTCGTCCTCCGGGCGCACGACGAACGACGAGACCCCCTTCGGGCCGGCGTCCTCGTCGGTCTTCGCGAACACCGTGACGGTGTCCGCGACGCTGCCGTTCGAAATCCAGAGCTTGCCGCCGTTCAGCACGTAGGCATCTCCGTCCTTCTCGGCGGTCGTCTCCATCGCGGGGACGTCGGAGCCGGCGCCGGGTTCAGAGAGCGCGAACGCGCCGATGTCGTCGCCCCGGTTGAGCGCCGCGAGATACTCTTGTTTCTGGTCCTCGTCGCCGTACTCGTAGAGCATGTTGCCCGCGAGACTCGTGTGCGCGGCAACGATGGTGCCGAGGCCGCCACTACCGCGCGCGATCTCCTCGAGGCCGATGGCGTAGGAGTGATAATCGAGGCCCGCGCCGTCGTACTCCTCGGGGAACGGCATCCCCATCAGGCCCAGTTCGGCCATCTGGTCGACGAGGTCCGCGGGGAACTCGTCGGTCTCGTCGATCTCTGCGGCCCGCGGCTTCACTTCCTCGTCGACGAACTCCGCGACCATGTCCCGTATCTGCCGTTGCTCGGCAGTGAGGCTGAAGTCCATAAATAGGGGTTGCCGTCTCGTTCCTTTACTGTTCTCATCGCTGCCGCGGCCCGTCCCTTTTTGCGCTTCCTTCTCTTAGCAGACGACAGCGATGGCTGGAGGTCACCCCCCGAAACAAGTGAAAATAGGTCGAGAGTGGTGCCACTCGGTGGTTCAGGACGTTTCGCGCACGTTCGCGCTGACGATCGACGCGCTCGAGGAGCCAATGGCCACGCGAATCTGCGTCGGGTACCTTCTCTGCCGAGTAGCTGACACCATTGAGGACGCAGGTTCGATACCCCCAGCCGAGCAGGCGAATCTTCTGCGGACGTACGACGAAGCGCTCGACCCCGACTCGGAGACGACACCGGCGGCGTTCCTGTCGGCGGTCGACGAGTGGATTCCCGCCGACCCGGATGCCGACTGGACTGTCGTCTCGGAGACAGCGGAAATCGTCCGCGTGTTCGAATCCCTCGATGCCGACGCACAGGAGGCTATCCGCCCGACCGTTCGGGAGATGGCGACGGGGATGGCGGCGTTCGTCGAGCGCTACGAGGACGAGGGCGGCCTCCGCATCCAGTCCCCGAGCGAACTCGAGGAGTACTGCTGGTACGTCGCGGGCACGGTGGGGGAACTCGTGACGGAACTCCTCGCGGACGTCGCGGACACCGAGGACGCCGAGGCGATGCGCACCCACGCCCAGTCCTTCGCGTTGCTTCTCCAGCTCGTGAACGTCGCGAAGGACGTGAGCGACGATTACCGGGAGGAGAACAACGTCTATCTCCCGGATACGTGGCTCGACGACGAGGGCGTCGACCCGGAAGCGGTCGCCGACCCGTCGAACGCGGAGGCCGTCGGCTCCGTCGTCGATCGCGTCACTGACCGCGCCCGCGGTTACGCGGACGGCGCCCAGCGCTGGCTGGAGGTGATGCCCACGACCCAGGGCAACACGCTGGCCGCGTGGGCAGTGCCGTTCCTGCTCGCTGTCGGTACGATTCGAGAGCTGAAACGGCGGCCGGCAGACGTCGTCGTGGAAGGCGACGTGAAGGTCTCGCGCGCGGAGGTTCAGGCGGTCCTCGAGCAGGTGTATGGCGAGTTCGACCAGTCTTCGCTCGCGGGGCTCCGCGAGCAGATTGCGGGCGCGCCGTTGCGGTAAACAGCGATCACGTTTCGTTCAGCAGCCACCTCCTCTCGTTCGCGACGATTCACCACGGCGAAGCGAACCACCCACCCAGGAATGCAAGAAGCTGCATAAAATTCACTGCATAGGTCGGTTTTGGTGCATGTATCCACAATGTTCAAATGGGTGGCGTACACAGCCACGATATGGCAACCGGGGATTCAACGACAGATTCGGCGGAAGCGGGTCCAAATATAACGTACGGAATCGAAGAGGAGCCACCGCTTCCGGAGGCAGTTCTACTCGGATTACAGCACGTTCTTGCAATGTTCCTGGGGAACGTCGCGCCC encodes:
- a CDS encoding acyl-CoA dehydrogenase, which gives rise to MDFSLTAEQRQIRDMVAEFVDEEVKPRAAEIDETDEFPADLVDQMAELGLMGMPFPEEYDGAGLDYHSYAIGLEEIARGSGGLGTIVAAHTSLAGNMLYEYGDEDQKQEYLAALNRGDDIGAFALSEPGAGSDVPAMETTAEKDGDAYVLNGGKLWISNGSVADTVTVFAKTDEDAGPKGVSSFVVRPEDDDGFHVEGTEHKLGDKGCPTAELRFDDMRIPEDRILGEEGDGFRHALETLNGGRITIAARSIGLARAALEDSLEYAQDREQFDQPISEFQTIQHKLADMDTKIQSAKLLMHDAADKKIRGEDFIKTAAQAKLHASEISREVTNEGIQIHGGYGYTTDFEVERYYRDAKLNEIYEGTSEVLRNTIAQRLLE
- a CDS encoding phytoene/squalene synthase family protein: MAGGHPPKQVKIGREWCHSVVQDVSRTFALTIDALEEPMATRICVGYLLCRVADTIEDAGSIPPAEQANLLRTYDEALDPDSETTPAAFLSAVDEWIPADPDADWTVVSETAEIVRVFESLDADAQEAIRPTVREMATGMAAFVERYEDEGGLRIQSPSELEEYCWYVAGTVGELVTELLADVADTEDAEAMRTHAQSFALLLQLVNVAKDVSDDYREENNVYLPDTWLDDEGVDPEAVADPSNAEAVGSVVDRVTDRARGYADGAQRWLEVMPTTQGNTLAAWAVPFLLAVGTIRELKRRPADVVVEGDVKVSRAEVQAVLEQVYGEFDQSSLAGLREQIAGAPLR